The nucleotide window CACCGCATCGGAACGCGAACCGAAGCGCTCCTCTTCATGGCGTCCCGGGCGCAGCTCGTAGAAGAGGTGATTCGGCCCGCATTGGCTCGGGGCGAAGTGGTCGTGTCCGACCGGTTCCTGCTCGCGAACGTCGTTTATCAGGGGCACGCCGGCGGGTTGAGTCCGGAGGAGTTGTGGCAGGTCGGGACGTTCGCCACCGGCGGTGCCGAGCGCCTCGAACCGGACCTCACGCTCGTCCTCGATCTGCCACCTGAGATTGCGGCAGTGAGGCGCAACCGCGAAGCTGATCGCATGGAAGCCCGTGGAGCTGATTACGCCGAGCGTGTGCGCGCCGGCTTCCGGTCCGAGGTCGCACGCCGGACCGAACGGTTGCGCCTCGTTGACGCGACCGCCAACGTGGATGGCGTTCAGAAAATCATCCGCGGTGAGGTCGCCGGGCTACTACGTGGCCGGGGCTGGAACGTGAAGGAGTAGGAACCGGCATGTCGTGGGACCGCATCCGCGGGCAGCACGCACCCCGAAACACGTTCGCCGCTGCCCTCGAAGCAGGCCGGCTCGCGCACTCCTATCTGCTCGTCGGCCCGGACGGCGTGGGTAAGCGACAGTTCGCGCGTGAACTCGCGAAGGCGTTCCTGTGCGAGCATCCGCCGGCGAAGTTGACCGCGTGCGACCGCTGCCCGGCGTGCGCGCAGGTGAATGTCGGCACACACCCTGATCTCCTCTTTTTGCGCACGCCCGAGGACAAGCACGAGCTACCAGTGGATGAGATGCGAGCGTTCTGCGCGCAAATCGCGCTGAAACCGACTCGCGGGCCGCGCAAGATCGGCATCGTCGAGGACGCCGATGATTTCAACGCCTCTTCGGCCAACTCGTTTCTGAAAACGCTCGAGGAGCCGCCGCAGGGCGCGCTCTTGTTGCTGATCGGTACGAGTATCGACCGGCAGTTATCGACGATTCTGTCCCGGTGCCAGATCGTTCGGTTCGCGCCGCTGAGCCCGGCGGACCTAAAAGCGGTCCTCGCGGAGCAGGGCATTGATGACCCGGTTAAGCGTGACCGGTTGGCCAAACTCGGCGCCGGCAGTGTCACCCGCGCCCTGGCGCTCGACGACGACTCCATCTGGCAAGTGCGGCAGAAACTGCTCGAAGGGCTGATGTCGCCGCGCCCGCCGTTCCAGCAACTCGCCGATGTATGGGCGCGGTTCAACGAAGAAGCCGGGAAGGAAACAGCGCCGCAGCGCCTCCGCACGTCGCTGGTGCTCCAGTTTCTGATCGAGGCCGTGCAGAACGCGCTGAAGCTGTCGCTCGGTGCGGCGGTGCCCGAACTTGACGCCGCCGAAGCTCCCTTGCTGAGGGCGTTCGCAGACCGAATCGGGGCTGCCGGGTTGATGGAACTGCTGGACGCGCTCGTGGAAGCCGATTTCCACGTCGAGCGCCGGGTGCAACTTATTCTGATCGTAGAATCGGTCGTGACGAAGTTCCCGCGCGAGTCGAGCCGGTAACTCGCTTCTAAGGGGCAAGCCGCTCACGCGTCCAACTCGTTCCAGTACGAGTGAAAACGATCCGGTCATGAAGCCGGCTTCGCCGCCCCTGCCAGAACTCGATAACCGTGGGGATCACGCGATAACCGCCCCAGTTCTGTGGGCGCGGTGGGTCGCCGTCGGGGTATTTGGCCGTCAGCTCTGCGTGCGCCCGTTCCAGCACCTCGCGGTCTGCAATGACGGCACTTTGAGGCGAAGCCCACGCACCCAACCGGCTCCCGAGCGGGCGCTTCTTGTAGTACTCATCCGACTCGGCCGCGGACACCATCTCCGCGATGCCTTCAACGCGCACCTGGCGCTCCAGCGGGTGCCACAGGAACACCAGAGCCGCGCGCGGGTTCGCTTCCAGCTCGCGCCCCTTCCGGCTGTCATAGTTGGTGAAGAACGTGAACCCGCGGTCGTCGAGCGCCTTCAGGAGGACGGCCCGGGCCGATGGCTGCTGGTCCGGGCCGACGGTAGCCAGGATCATCGCGTTGGGGTCGGTGAGGTCGGCCGCAAGTGCATCCGCGAACCACTTATGAAACAATGCGAACGGATCGGCGCCGGCGTCGGTCTCCGTCAGCCCCCCGGTCGAGTACTCCTTGCGCAGATCCGCGAGTCGCAACTGTTCCTCGCTCGGCATACGTGTCCCCTCTCAACCCAGATCGTGTGCCGAGCATTTTATTCGCCAGGACCTGATAAGCCCGGAGGTGTCCTTTCCCCGTTCACGAGTCTCATTTTCACGGGGTGCCGACGCGACGGTCGCAGGGATAGAACACTTGAACCGCGCCGTGTTCGCCACTCCACCCTCCCGCCTGACGGCGCGCGGGCACTCTTGACCAAGGACCACCGAATGCTCGGCACGACGCTCACCCCTCAACAGTTCCTCGCCCGCGTGGCGGAGGAACTCGGGCGGATCGACCCCAACGAGGTTCAAAAGCTCTCGGACCTGGTCCACGAGCGGTACCTCGCGGGGCGGTTCGTATTCGTGATCGGCAACGGCGGGAGCGGCTCAAACGCCTCGCACTTTTGCGAGGACATGGGCAAGGGCACGCTGGCGCGCAAGTTCTTCGACGACGACACCAAGAAGCGGCTGAAGGTGCTGAGCCTGACCGACAACACCCCGTACATCCTCGCGTGGGGTAACGACGAGGGGTTCGACCGCGTGTTCGTTGAGCAGTTAAAGAACCTCGCCTCCCCGGGCGACCTGCTGGTCGCGATCAGCGGTAGCGGGAACAGCCCGAACATCCTGCGCGCGGTCGAGTGGGCTAACAACAACGGCCTGACGACCTACGGCTGCACCGGGTTCACCGGCGGCAAGCTCCGCGGGCTGGCGCACCACGGGCTCCACGTCCCGCTGGACGACATGGGCATCGTCGAGTCGATCCACCTGACCGCGTTCCACTGGGTCGTGGACGACACCTACCGGCGGATTTCTCTTTAGTACACCGACAGTCGAGGGGCCGGAAGTCGTGCGCCAGAAAGCCCGGCAGCCGCCGACTTCCGGCCCCTCGAATCACCACTTTCGCTCCATCATTGAAACAATCTGAACGGCAATCTGGTCCTGGATACGTTTCGAGGCGGACGCGTTAGTCTCACCCAGTTCCGGGATGAGGCGACCGGTGGCCAAAATGCGCACGGGGGTCGGCCGTTCGAGCGGTGTCCGGTCCGGCGGTACCGGCACGCTCGGATCGAACGGCACCGGCGGCCCGTCGAGTTTCGGGTTCGGCCCCTGGCGCGGCTTCCGCGGGTTGGACAGAATGGTCCCGTCGCGGAGGTCGCGCCAGACGACGTCCACCGCGACCTGAATTTCTGCCTCGCGGATCTGGTTCTGCTGGTTCAAGTTCTGAATCATCTTCTGAATCATCACGACGTTACCCAGCAGTTCGGTATCCGCCTTCGACGGGTCGGACGTAACTCGGTACGCGGTGGTCTTGCCGATCTCGTGGATCACGGCCTGGGTAACGTCGACCTCGAACCCGCGGTACGGGGTGGTCTGAAACTCGCGGTTGTTGAACAGCGGCACGTAAACCGTGCGGATGTTCTGGTCGTACAGCGCGCCGGCGCCGACATCGTACCCGAAAATCCGGAACCCGTTCTGACACCCGGTCGTGACCGACGCGGCCGCCCCGCCCACGATCGCGAGGAACTGGCGCCGGCTCGGGGCCGCGGGCGTTGTGGTTCCAGCCGGGGGTACGTGTTCGCTGTTTGACATATTCGATTCCGAATGGCGCGTCACAACACCGCAACGCGAAACCCCGGCCACGACCGCCATGAGCGCGACCACCACAACGCCCGACACGAGCTGCACCAGGAGCCGACGGCCCGCGTTCGCCATGCGAACCTCCACTGACAGGTCGGGCGTTCCGGCCGCGCTCGCGGGTGACGGACGCCCGACACGTCTCCGCGGTCGCAAACGTCCCGCGGCTCCGAACGCGCCGTGGGAACCCTGACTCCGCTCGCTTACTGCTGCGGGACGCCGCCGCCGATCGGTTGGGGTTGCGGCACCGGCGAGCCGCCCGCTGGGATCAGGCTCGGGTCGGTGCGGACGCGGTCCTTTTCGTCCACCGGTTTGTTGCGGCCGAACAGTTCGTTGAACTTCGCCTGCGCGATCGCGAACGGGTCGTTGCCGGGCTCCGGGCGCCCTTCCTGCATCAGCCGCACCAGTCGCTCCTTGTTCTCGGTCGCGGCTTCGGCGTACTTGGTGCCGGCGTACCGCCGCCGCACCAGTTCGTAGTAGAACACCGCGGACCCGGGGTGCCCGGTGCGCTCGTAGTACTCGGCCATCCGGAAGTCCTTCTCGGCCTGCTGCGAACGGATCGCGAACTTGGCCCGGGTCAGTTTCTCCGCCATCGCCGGGTCGTTGGCCAGTTCCGGCACCGAGCTTTCGGCGACCGACACAAGGTGGAGGGCTTCGGCACATTTGCGCCCGTCGTAGCTCGCCCCGCCGGTCGCGTTGTTCTTCGCCTGGATCGCGAACGCCATCGCCTGTGGCAGCAGCGTGCTGTCCTTGTGCAGCTCACAGAACTGGCTGAAGAACTGGTCCGCTTCGCTGAAGTTGCCGCGGATGAAGTTCACGTACCCGCACCAGAACAGCGCCTTGTCGGCGGTCGGCCCGGTGATGTCGTGCGTGTGGACCCGCTGGAGCGCTTCGAGCGTGTAGCCCTCTTGATCAACTTGCGGCCGGGACCGGTCGAGTAGGTGCGGCCAACTCGGTCGCCAGCGCATGACACCCTTTTCGTCGGAGCGGCGTTCCAGTTCCGCACGGAAGTCGTCGAGCCAGTAGTCGCAGATCTGGAATATCCGCGCGCAGCAGTCGCGCCGGTAAACCCCGGATTGGAAGTCCAGGAGCACCTTGTGGTAGGTGTCCGCGGCCTCCGGGTAGTGACCGAGTTGGTAGCGGCACTCGCCCTGCATGAACCGGGCGCGTTCCGCGAGTTCCTTGGGGTTGCTCTGGTTGTCGGCCAGGGTGCGGAACTGGCCGAGGGCCTGCTTGTAATCGCCGCTCTGGTACAACTGTTCGGCGGCGGCGAGCTTCTGGTCCGCTTCGGGGTCGTTGTAGCTCGAACTCAGGATGGGCTTGGCGGCGCTGCTGACCCGCTCCTTGAAGTTCCGGGCCGTGGTACACCCAGGGGCGAGCAGCGCCAGCGC belongs to Gemmata obscuriglobus and includes:
- a CDS encoding ATP-binding protein; this encodes MSWDRIRGQHAPRNTFAAALEAGRLAHSYLLVGPDGVGKRQFARELAKAFLCEHPPAKLTACDRCPACAQVNVGTHPDLLFLRTPEDKHELPVDEMRAFCAQIALKPTRGPRKIGIVEDADDFNASSANSFLKTLEEPPQGALLLLIGTSIDRQLSTILSRCQIVRFAPLSPADLKAVLAEQGIDDPVKRDRLAKLGAGSVTRALALDDDSIWQVRQKLLEGLMSPRPPFQQLADVWARFNEEAGKETAPQRLRTSLVLQFLIEAVQNALKLSLGAAVPELDAAEAPLLRAFADRIGAAGLMELLDALVEADFHVERRVQLILIVESVVTKFPRESSR
- the tmk gene encoding dTMP kinase, with product MPRPAFLSLDGLDGTGKSTQCRLLVEWLVAQGVPVTACTDPGGTPLGQELRKLLLFGREHRIGTRTEALLFMASRAQLVEEVIRPALARGEVVVSDRFLLANVVYQGHAGGLSPEELWQVGTFATGGAERLEPDLTLVLDLPPEIAAVRRNREADRMEARGADYAERVRAGFRSEVARRTERLRLVDATANVDGVQKIIRGEVAGLLRGRGWNVKE
- a CDS encoding D-sedoheptulose-7-phosphate isomerase, with the protein product MLGTTLTPQQFLARVAEELGRIDPNEVQKLSDLVHERYLAGRFVFVIGNGGSGSNASHFCEDMGKGTLARKFFDDDTKKRLKVLSLTDNTPYILAWGNDEGFDRVFVEQLKNLASPGDLLVAISGSGNSPNILRAVEWANNNGLTTYGCTGFTGGKLRGLAHHGLHVPLDDMGIVESIHLTAFHWVVDDTYRRISL
- a CDS encoding tetratricopeptide repeat protein; this translates as MRKPADRTFRPGRTAALLAALALLAPGCTTARNFKERVSSAAKPILSSSYNDPEADQKLAAAEQLYQSGDYKQALGQFRTLADNQSNPKELAERARFMQGECRYQLGHYPEAADTYHKVLLDFQSGVYRRDCCARIFQICDYWLDDFRAELERRSDEKGVMRWRPSWPHLLDRSRPQVDQEGYTLEALQRVHTHDITGPTADKALFWCGYVNFIRGNFSEADQFFSQFCELHKDSTLLPQAMAFAIQAKNNATGGASYDGRKCAEALHLVSVAESSVPELANDPAMAEKLTRAKFAIRSQQAEKDFRMAEYYERTGHPGSAVFYYELVRRRYAGTKYAEAATENKERLVRLMQEGRPEPGNDPFAIAQAKFNELFGRNKPVDEKDRVRTDPSLIPAGGSPVPQPQPIGGGVPQQ
- the pdxH gene encoding pyridoxamine 5'-phosphate oxidase produces the protein MPSEEQLRLADLRKEYSTGGLTETDAGADPFALFHKWFADALAADLTDPNAMILATVGPDQQPSARAVLLKALDDRGFTFFTNYDSRKGRELEANPRAALVFLWHPLERQVRVEGIAEMVSAAESDEYYKKRPLGSRLGAWASPQSAVIADREVLERAHAELTAKYPDGDPPRPQNWGGYRVIPTVIEFWQGRRSRLHDRIVFTRTGTSWTRERLAP
- the lptE gene encoding LPS assembly lipoprotein LptE — its product is MSNSEHVPPAGTTTPAAPSRRQFLAIVGGAAASVTTGCQNGFRIFGYDVGAGALYDQNIRTVYVPLFNNREFQTTPYRGFEVDVTQAVIHEIGKTTAYRVTSDPSKADTELLGNVVMIQKMIQNLNQQNQIREAEIQVAVDVVWRDLRDGTILSNPRKPRQGPNPKLDGPPVPFDPSVPVPPDRTPLERPTPVRILATGRLIPELGETNASASKRIQDQIAVQIVSMMERKW